The window ATAATGTGTTACGTACTGACGGACGTGAGTGATTTCAAAACTATGTGAAGCTAACACCTTGTGTGGCAGTCGGTTAGGAAGGCCATTTGTTAGCGAGTTGCTCATATTAGCCCCATATAACATTGTAGAATGTCGGTTAAAACCGGTTGGAACTTGTTGATTTCATGATGTTAGTTAAAATACTGTATGTTCATATGATTTCATATTGGATGTGTTTAAAAATTGAGTACTAGTTAAAAGATGAATGTCTAAAAAGAGCCAACACACAGTCAAAGTTCAGGGGCCGTCCACGGGGTcgggccgaccggcgagacagttcgagAGGCCGCCCTCGTGGGAGGGTCGGtctcgggactgagcagacgggtcagagGGTGGGTCCCGGGACTGAGTAGTCAGaacccgaggggccggcttcagGGCAGACAGaacccgaggggccggcttcgggggactaaaAACCCGAGGGGGCGGCTtcgggggacaccgggtcctcggcactggcttcgggggacaccgggtccttggCACTGGCTcggggggacaccgggtccccggcactggctgagggggacaccgggtccttggcactggctgagggggacaccgggtccccggcactggctgagggggacaccgggtccttggCACTGGCggagggggacaccgggtccttggCACTGGCTcggggggacaccgggtccccggcactggctgagggggacaccgggtccttggcactggctgagggggacaccgggtccccAGCACCTGCTGGGGTGCGtccagtacccccccctcaacgAACGTCCCTCAGCGTTCCACCCGGCCTGTCAGGGAAACGGCGTAGGCGGGGTGACCAACGATGAGTCGGGTGGGAGGCGGGGCGACGGCCGGAGGGCTGAGCTCGCTTGAGCCCACGGGTCTCAGCAGGGAAACATGGGGAGGTGTATCCGGaaccacctcaggaacaggaacaggggctgatgcacTCGGGACCACCGGCGGAGCAGCAACAGGGCGAGGTGCGTCCGAGACCACCGCTGAGCAGGAACAGACTGGGGCTGGTACCGACGTCATCTCCCCTGGGGTTGAACACACCTGGGCCCCCCTTGAGGTCCCTGTCCTCTTCACCATACAGTGGTAGAACGCCACTTGGTCACCGTAGAAGAACTCCCACAGATCCACATTCTTTCCTGGTGGCTCCATgctggctggtccgttctgtcaggaaaggttttagtgaggacccagatgcaggaggaaggagttccaaaaaactgagttttattactcaaaagcaaaaccaaaagtgctgctgagcaggatcaaaaaacagaacctgaacataaaacagaaaactttgaaaacctgccCAGAAGAACATGGAgagagcaaacagtacggaccagcaaggagcaggggaaagacaagacgagATATACACAAAGGTAAATGAGACACAGGTACAGACGATCGGggaagatgggaaacaggaaggtcaagacGGAATTGAAACTCAAGGACAtgggctttcaaaataaaacagggaaatgtcaaatcctgacaCTGGCCAGCTGCTGCGGGGATTAACAGGGAGATCATCTTGAAACTCAGGATTTCCCAGCTAAGAAAATACACTTATACCTACCCGGGTAGTGTACATAAGAGACATAgaacagcacaagaaaccacaaaaGAGCACTTACCAGTACAATAAGAACTGAACAAGTGTTAGAAGGAAataattctttattttattttatctttgaaGAAAAcagctctattttattttgggttATATTCTTCCAGTCACTGTAATTGTGATAATGTacgtatatataaatattttgtttgtttgttacgGTAATAAAATTGTCAGTTGTGTCATGTTGTGATTGAtttaggacccaaatgcagcagagcaggaggcaggggtTCCAAAAATGGTGATTTATCaatcaaaataaaccaaaagtgCCGCTGAGCAGGAACGacaaaaacacaagagcttACCACTAGAGAACATCAAAAAACCTGACAGGATGCAAGGAGGgtagaaacagtacagaccagcaggaagCAAGGAAAAGACAAGTCAaaatatacacagaagggttgacaagacacaggtgcagacaatcagggcggATGGGAAcgagggaagtcaagacaaaactgaaacacaaagacacggatttcaaaataaaaccggaaGCAAAACAAACTGTGACAAGTTGTTTAACATAACCATATTCTTTCTTGCTCCTCATAACCTAGGTCTTAGTAGCCTATACTCTTTTGCCGTTTTCTAAGTACAAGTGCTACATAAACGCCAGGTGTGTTATTTGTCACCTTGAGCCCGAAGgcaagttgaggggagggaaggtcGGGAGGCGTTATCCACGAAACATGATGTAAGCTGTGTGGATGTGCaaatgaggatggatgaacatcaggATGAGTGTTTTCTGGTTTTTTGGTTTTGCTTCCTGCAAAGCCCTGTTTCATCATTTGTCCATCATATCTCCTCGTCTCCCCcgttactcatcttgcaaatatagatCCTATCTGTGACGTCCTGCTTCTGTTGTTACTCTCGccgtttccttattttataacataataataataaataaagaaattccCTGGTTGGTTGTACTCAGGTTACGTGATCAACAAATCCTTCCCAACACCCGCCACCCCgcgttagttctgtttacattagacctaACCCGCGGTTAAGACTACCCTTGGAGGAGAGTTATTCGCAGGGCAGCTCGACATGCCACCCTGCGTTGGTCAATGTAGAAGGGGTGGGGCATTCGCTGACATAAAAGGGGCTAAAGTTAGCTGTGGCTACCAGCTCTTTTAGTGGATCTCTGCCAAAATATTTGCAATGCTGGTGGCAACCATTTACGGTGAAATATCCTGTTTCAAATGTTGATTGTATGGCAAAATAACAAATGACATGCGTTGCATTAAGCTGACGTtggattaattcagaattatacATACCTGAGGACAGAGGGGAGGGGCTGCGACTGCAGTGAGGGTTTGGTGTGAGCAGCCATAGATTTGAGAGCAGAATGTCAGTGCCGATGatgaaaaaaagtaaagtttCTGTACACAAGCAGGGACTTTTTGAGTTTGAGAGCAGTGGAGAATCTGAAGTTGAGAAAACAGACTAATGCCCTCAAATCTAAAAAGTATGCCCTTGATTAAAGGCGGTAATATATCCCCATAACAGCGGTTGTTAGAGCTGAGTAAAGAGGTGGAGGGAGGGTTACGCTGCCGATTCAAGGGGGCACATTAAATTAGTCAGGTGGAGGGGATCTTTGAGCATGGTTACCTTGggaacaaccccccccccccccccccccccactgctGCTGGGCCTTCATGACTTTTAATCCCCTTAATCTGAGCACTCACGACTGTAGCTGCTCAGACTGGGTTTGATCTTATAGGCGCCTGTGCTCCACTGCTCTTTGTCTGCACAGCTGTGTATCTGTATGCAAATGTGAGTAAAGTCTGTGATTAtgataaaaagaaggaaatgataTGGAAATAGTGTTGCATCTAAAATGAGACTGTTTACTTTAACAAACTAAGGAGTGGAATAAAAAGTTGTCTAACTTCTTTGGGTCTCTTTCAGCTGCCTTCACTTTCCTGTCCTTGGGTTGCAGCTAAAcacaacatgaaaaaaaacttcCACAGGATAGAAAAGACAAACACCAACAACAACAGACAGAGACCAAGGTCTGAAGGCAGAAGGCTTTTATCATGGCACATCTCTATCAACCAGCCTTGCAGACTGTTTCAGAAACTTTTCTCAAAGTTATATGGCTCCTCACTAAAGTGTTTCCTCTGATATTCGCTCAGTTCAGCATTTCTAGCATTCACAGCTGCCACTGACTTTGTCTTTGATAACTCAAACGTAGCTGAGCAAGGGGAAGATGTCCTTTCAAAGAACCGATGAGAGTTTCTGGCAGGGTCAGGTCGAACCTGGATATCTCTGACTGATGAAATTAACTTCTTGTAATCTTCTTCAAAGTACTGTCTTTTCCACACTATaacacttaataataataataataataataataataataataataattaaagctgcaagaagcgatgaacgggccctcgcactcatggccaccgtcccccatgagcatatcagaaatgacaccacccacgactctctatgtcaaaccattcaaaagttatagcagaaaatagggacaaccaatcagaagaaggggcggggctaattcaggccaatgaagctcaaggactcgatacagagtccgatgacaccacccacgactctctatgtcaaaccattcaaaagttatagtcagaaaatagggacaaccaatcagaagaaggggcggggctaattttcaccaattatggtcaaggactcaataccgagtccgatgacaccacccacgactctttatgtcaaaccattcaaaagttatggcagagaaaagtattctagggggtgctgttgaaccattttgccacgcccattaatgcaaaccatgaaatatcaaatttatcaccaggcctggcttgcatgccaaatttggtgactttttgggaactatcaaatatggaccaatcagctgaagggggggcgcgctttttggcgtctagcatcgccacggtaacacttttgaaagagaagagtaatgcacgtagtcgcaggatggagacgcatattttgatttataacacacctgggtgcacgttacggttcgggccgtattaactgccgaaggaatggcataaatttcgccaaaataacaccattaattcaaaatggccgacttcctgttccctgttcggtttcggtcatggcgccaagagacttttctttaagttgcgccatgatacaggtgtgtagcgattttcgtgcatgtacgtcaaaccgtattgtggggcttgaggcacaaagttttctagagggcgctgttgagccattttgccacgcccattaatgcaaaccctcactcactccctcactcactcactcactcactcactcactcactcactcactcactcactcactcactcactcactcactcactcactcactcactcactcactcactcactcactcactcactcactcactcatcttcttcggcttatccgttcccggctcgcgggggcagcagcctcagcagggatgcccagacttccttcaccccagacacttcctccagctcttccggggggagtccgaggcgctcccaggccagccgagagcaatgcaaaccattaaatatcaaatttttcgccaggcctgacttgcgtgcaaaatttggtgactttttgggcacgtgtaggggggaaaaaagggcctcctttcatcagaagaagaaagaaagaaaaaaaaaagaaaaaattcctactgatacaatagggccttcgcactgtaagtgctcgggccctaataatggcttggttttatatagcgcccttcaaggcacccagagcgctttacagagaccattattcattcacatggtggtagctacgttttgtagccacagctgccctgcagactgacggaagcgtggctgccatattgcgaaaacggcccctccgaccaccaccaaacattcaaacacattcacacggggcaaagCGGGTAAGGTactgcccaaggacactacgacaacaactgggacggagcgggattcgaaccgctaACCTTCCGGCCAATCGAGCCCAGCTGAGCCTCATGCTGATGGAGCTTGGTGCCCTGAGCAGAGAGGGCCGTTTGGAGTTCTTTTGAGTCGGCTGAGTCCATCGTTGGCCAGTTTGTTCTGTAAGGGCCTTGACTCAAAAGAGGACTCAAAATGCACGACTCCAGGAACAAAAagagtatttattaaaaaaaacagagcaaAAGGGTAATACAACAGAAAACACTCTTGACGAGGAAAATCAAAGGCTGAACAAAAAGCGCTCTCTGGGAGGATCAATCTATCCCACACTTCAAGTACAATATAAATATGGCGACGTGACGACACTCGACATGAGACAACAAACTGGCACAAGACAAAGGGAGACACAGACTATTTATACATAGGGTAGGGGAACACAGGTGGAACCAATCAGGGGCGGGGTTGACATTCACAGTGGAGGGAAAATCACACAAAGGGGGGAAGACAGGATGTGAAACGAGAGGGAGAAGGTGAGTATCAAAATAAATTCGTCAAGGGCTGATAAGCAGAAACTCTATGTATGTATTAagaatcaaaacacaaaatctgAAAGTCAAAATCCAAAATCTGAGAACTAAAACCCAGAATCTGTAAGCGATAACTCAAAAAAACACCAACCAAAGGTGCGATCATCTCTCTGGACTTTACGTGATGGCTTTCACAGGGGGAGCCCCTATTAAAAACAACCATGTGGCTGCAGAACTGCTAAGACACCTTTGATCTGTAAGATCAGGTCTGGGTTTGCTGAGGTTCTGGTAGCAGCGTTCACACATGTTTAGGTGGATCGCAGGGACGTGCAACCACACCAGAGCCAACAGTAGGCTGACCAAACGTCCTCTTTTCCCCGGACATGTCCACTTTTTACGTCCTGTCCGGGGCGTCCGGGTGGGTTTTATAAATTGATGATAATGTTATCCTTAATGTTATCCTTGTTTGGTTCAGCGTGTGTGACGTAATCCCAGAGAGGTTGCCTTGTGGGCGGATCTCCAACACTCAACAAGGAAGCAGCAGACAGCGGCGGTCTCGCTTACCGGGCACACGTCACACGCTCCCAAGATGCCGAAGCGAAAATGCAGCTTCACAGATGCactgaaaaaaaagtttccaatgtACAAACCCGGTCGGGACATATGGGAGGCTGAGTGCACCGTGTGCAAAGCTGGCACTTATGTTTCTGTGTCCAATAAAGGTGCCGGGGACATGCAGCTCACATGGACATGGGAAAACATAAGAAGGCAGTGCGAGTGAGAGTAGCTCTTCAAAGTTGACCGAGTTCTTAGACCCGGAAAAACAGAGGACGCTGTAAATGCAGCGGAGGGTGCATTGGAATTTCATACTGTGAAACACAACAGTAACAGATCCATGGATTGCACTAGTGTCTTGCTACAAACAGCATTTACAGACTCTGACATTATGTACATTACACTGAAAGGTTAGTGAGAGATATTTTGTTAAAGTTGGATTTTCTAATACAGAAGAGGTATTATTTAGAACattatttcatattatttttttatttgtccagTAAGACTTGAAAAGAGACCAAATATTTTACAAGTTAATTTTTGTAATACAGAAGAGGCATTATTTCAATCATTatgattattatacattatgagattttacatttattttacattcatatttatttatttttatatttatatatataaacttgAAAAGGATTATTATTTTAGACATAATATAGAAAGTTGAGTAACCACTGAGAAGCCTATCTGAATTTCTGTCTTTGAGagatattattttgtaatataaCTGAATATTCTATCCATACATataaactttaaatatattaaaattataaGGAATCTTTGAGTAAACTGCGAGTATCATTTAAGTAGGCTATCTCGTGGCCGGGCCGAGTgtcctcttttttgaaaatcaaaatatgGTCACCCTAGCCAACAGGCCAAGCTTAAacgtatgtttatatatatattccatTGCGTATTTCCATTTCTGTTTGCTGATTGTCCACACATGGGTCCAGTTAGCTTTACTGAACTTTTAAGCACTTCTGCATGTTAAagctaaaaaaagtgaaaacctTCCAGTCAAGCGACCAAAACCGGAGAGAAATACATGAAACTTTGATGAGGGAGATTGTAACAGCAGTTAGTTCTGTCAGATAAACGTGTTCACCTTGTTCTGACTGTAAGCGAGCAACTCCAGGACATGGGACtgacaggaagaagaaaagcagCCTTTAACTTCAGGCTTTATATATTGTGCCTGATGCTTTTTATTGATAATCTTTCTTCACCACCCATCCTCTTTCTcaaccacacacatacacaaacatccAAACAAGCTGGTGTGTGTAAGGAAACGGCACTTGTGATCAGGCAGCAGCAGGCGGGTGTTGATTCAATATGAAAACAATTTTCTCTCCTTCTGCATCTGAGCTGGAAACAATCAGTTTTTAGGGTGATGTTCCTCTGTCCTCTATTGATTGTGCgtatctgtgtatatatatatatatatatatatatatatatatatatatatatatatatatatatatatatatatgggtttgtgtgtgtgtatgtagagAACGAAGCTGGTGCTTTTCTCAACCCAGAGCAGAGCAGCTGTGCAAATGCAGAGAACATAGGAAAACCAAGATAAAACAAAGATATTCTGCCTCAAAGTGATTCTGAAAAGGAATTAATGCATTTGCTTCTTGATGATTGATCTCCTGCAATTCTGAACAGTACGATGTTCTTAAGTGACTCTGAACAGCTTCCAGGTGATCTAAAGGCAGGGCTGTCGTTTACTCCTCTCTCGTCAACGTCAGGAACTATTTCCGTAGCAGAATAAAGCTTGACCAAAGGCCTTTACAGCCAAAAAGGAAACAACAATATAAATAATGCATATCAAGAAAAGTAGAgcgatgaataaataaacaaactaaaaaacatgtttatttacaAGATGTCAATGTACAGTTTGAGATGAGAGGAAGTCCTGAGCAAAGACCCATGTTCGAACAGTTCGTATTTGTGACGGAAGGTAAAAAAGGAAATCACGGTCATCCTCCCTCTGCTCTCGGGTTTTTTCCGCGCACTCGCAAAACCAGTGCTCCCAGAGTTTTTCTCTGTTTTACTGGATTGTTGTGGAATAACTGTAAATTCCCCCAGAACCAAAACCACATTTGATCCTGACCAATGACATGGTCACATCTTTTTGCTAGGGAGAGCTTGTTTTATTCGGGATCCCCCTACAGAAGGCTTTACTTATTTCCTCCcaaaattatttataattgaGCATTAAATTGAGCATTCAAAATTgaacattaaaaatgtttttctttgacttttggTCTTGGATCTTGGATGTCCACCGCAGAGGTCGAGGGTTCCAGTACCTCGTGGACTGGGAGGGTTACGGCCCGGAGGAGCGGTTATGGATCCCACAACGCCATATCTTGGACAAGGGCCTCCTCCGGGTCTTCTACAGCGACCACCCCGACAATCCCGGTAAGGCGCCAGGAGGCGCCCATTGAGGGGGAGGTGATGTTAGGGTTTTGCACACCCTTCCTCCGCCAGAGGGCGCCAAAGCCTGGTCAGGCTTGGCCAGAGCACTGCAGCTGATCCCAATTACCGTCCCCACACCTGACACCATTCAGCCTCGTCAACCAGCCTGCTCTTAAGCCTGCCTCCCACAAGCTGCGGTGTTGGATGATTCTCTCCAGCTCAGAGCCCCGTACTCTGCCCGTTTTCCTGGACTTCCCTAGTTTCCCGTTCGTGGACCTTCCCTTCCTGGGTCCTTTTGGATTACTTtttccagccgtgagtttccctccggtctgcgcCTTTTGTTGGACTTTCCAGCTGCGTTTTTACGGGCTGTGATTTTGTGTTTgtcttccttccc of the Cololabis saira isolate AMF1-May2022 chromosome 11, fColSai1.1, whole genome shotgun sequence genome contains:
- the LOC133454477 gene encoding uncharacterized protein LOC133454477, which codes for MEPPGKNVDLWEFFYGDQVAFYHCMVKRTGTSRGAQVCSTPGEMTSVPAPVCSCSAVVSDAPRPVAAPPVVPSASAPVPVPEVVPDTPPHVSLLRPVGSSELSPPAVAPPPTRLIVGHPAYAVSLTGRPPPRVFSPPKPAPRVLSALKPAPRVLTTQSRDPPSDPSAQSRDRPSHEGGLSNCLAGRPDPVDGP